The following are encoded together in the Daucus carota subsp. sativus chromosome 5, DH1 v3.0, whole genome shotgun sequence genome:
- the LOC108222550 gene encoding uncharacterized protein LOC108222550, with product MFDVLSCKVCAIRSPGLGDNRRANLADIGVLTGGEVSCRLSVRNMVQVLSNSALTSFYQKRYSFLTGAAMTDPHKTVENLCPVPDLRKPSLTNQTPYCYETTSPTNQKACRINHILVIRWIDHGNLTMLPACSCYKSLCKPFYIVIKIDVFTILHKSG from the exons GTCTGTGCTATCAGGTCTCCTGGTTTAGGGGATAATAGGCGAGCCAACCTGGCGGACATTGGAGTTCTTACCGGAGGAGAG GTGTCTTGCAGGTTATCAGTGAGGAACATGGTTCAAGTCTTGTCAAATTCAGCATTGACGTCTTTCTACCAAAAAAGGTATAGCTTCTTAACCGGCGCAGCAATGACAGATCCACACAAGACCGTGGAGAATCTTTGCCCAGTCCCAGATCTAAGAAAACCCTCTCTAACAAATCAGACACCATACTGTTATGAAACGACGTCTCCAACGAATCAAAAAGCGTGTAGGATTAACCATATTCTG GTAATCAGGTGGATTGACCATGGAAATTTAACAATGCTTCCAGCCTGTTCGTGCTACAAGTCACTCTGCAAGCCTTTCTACATAGTAATCAAGATAGATGTTTTCACTATCCTACATAAGAGTGGTTAG
- the LOC108221041 gene encoding uncharacterized protein LOC108221041 — protein MTLNPSTFETILPSRFITFTYPSPTLPQTLLRVAVLDSPLTQPSTESPQLAAMFVPTHRETDWIFSTQSGHLQLLLNFAQFSRLILIGYVPISPNLVNSFTRPECETGHAQLVNLEEKLTPLLFALAPKSCFVKGLPEVVFLRYEDDLIGSVVVEVCDGGLVGEMVVEDVELEGFEGREFRRRLRFKRMPNFVQTQVRIFPKGGRGFVGLEGVEFGLDFGVLVHSYLVPMVAGVSLIGGYLDERIQCGFRPKALCLGVGGGALLGFLSRNLGFEVIGVEADEVVLRVARQYFGLDDCDGLVRVCLGDAIEFLDEIDSKAKRLNIECLDNRNINGNDAKFDVVMVDLDSSDVNMGISAPPLEFVQKDVLLAAKRILCDQGILVINVIPPAASSFYETLIMKLKVVFEELYEVDVRNGENFVLIAAASTVGISSSGTKNVFASKLKQAISAEFIDSIKKL, from the coding sequence ATGACTTTAAATCCGAGCACATTCGAAACCATACTCCCCTCTCGTTTCATCACATTCACCTATCCAAGCCCCACTCTCCCTCAAACTCTCCTCCGAGTTGCCGTTCTTGACTCGCCCCTCACTCAACCCTCAACCGAGTCCCCTCAACTCGCCGCCATGTTTGTGCCAACTCACCGTGAAACTGACTGGATCTTCTCAACTCAGTCCGGCCACCTGCAGCTCCTCCTCAATTTTGCGCAATTTTCCCGCCTAATTCTCATAGGTTATGTGCCCATTTCTCCCAACTTGGTAAATTCATTTACCCGACCCGAATGCGAAACGGGTCATGCCCAATTGGTGAATCTTGAAGAAAAGTTGACTCCTTTGTTGTTTGCATTGGCACCCAAGTCATGTTTTGTAAAGGGTTTGCCAGAAGTTGTGTTTTTGAGGTATGAGGATGATTTGATTGGTAGTGTTGTTGTTGAGGTTTGTGATGGGGGTTTGGTTGGTGAAATGGTGGTTGAAGATGTTGAATTGGAAGGGTTTGAGGGTAGGGAGTTTAGGAGGAGGTTGAGGTTTAAGAGAATGCCTAATTTTGTCCAGACCCAGGTTAGGATTTTCCCGAAAGGAGGGAGAGGTTTTGTTGGTCTTGAGGGTGTTGAATTTGGTCTGGATTTTGGGGTTTTGGTGCATTCGTATTTGGTTCCAATGGTGGCAGGTGTTTCATTAATTGGCGGGTATTTGGATGAGAGGATTCAATGTGGGTTTAGGCCGAAAGCTTTGTGTTTGGGAGTTGGTGGTGGTGCTTTACTTGGTTTCTTGAGTAGGAATTTAGGATTTGAGGTTATTGGTGTCGAGGCTGATGAGGTTGTTTTGAGAGTTGCGAGACAGTATTTTGGTTTGGATGATTGTGATGGGCTGGTTCGGGTTTGTTTGGGAGATGCAATAGAATTTTTAGACGAAATTGATAGTAAAGCTAAACGTTTGAATATTGAGTGTTTAGATAATCGTAATATTAATGGCAATGATGCCAAATTTGATGTTGTTATGGTTGATTTGGATTCAAGTGATGTCAATATGGGTATTAGTGCACCACCCTTAGAGTTTGTACAGAAGGATGTCCTTTTAGCAGCTAAAAGGATTCTTTGTGATCAAGGTATACTTGTTATCAATGTGATTCCTCCTGCAGCTTCTTCATTTTATGAGACATTGATCATGAAACTGAAAGTTGTTTTTGAGGAATTGTATGAAGTAGATGTTAGAAATGGCGAGAATTTCGTTCTTATTGCTGCTGCATCGACAGTTGGAATATCTTCTTCTGGTACCAAAAATGTTTTTGCCTCAAAGTTGAAACAGGCTATATCAGCAGAATTTATTGATTCCATCAAAAAACTTTGA
- the LOC108224100 gene encoding geraniol 8-hydroxylase: protein MDTMLISVAMCILLAFTLRFFRRFISKVPQKLPPGPYPWPIIGNIHKLGKHPHKSLSNLAQVYGPIMRLKLGLVTTIVISSSSAAQQVLQKQDIAFSNRPVPDATRGCDHHKYSVVFLSVGSRWRSLRKITTSSILAANKLDATKHIRSRKVHELIGYCKQCSQSGEAVDIGRAAFLTSLNLLSNTIFSKDMIDMYQNSEEGKNFRELVWNLMVLAGKPNLVDYFPILKWIDPQGIKRQTTDYCGKLLKLFDSLINERLELKRLGNSSENSTTDMLDELLSMLQTNEIDKTQIQHLFVDLFVAGTDTTSSTVEWAMTEILRNSETILVKAKAELNQVVGKGKVIEEADISRLPYLQCIVKETARLHPPAPFLIPRQVQEEVQLCGYTVPKNSQVLINAWSIGRDPLIWKNSLSFEPERFLNSEVDVNGHNYKLIPFGAGRRKCPGLPLAMRMVPVMLGSLINCFDWKLEGGIAAEEVDMEEKFGITLAKLHPLRAVPTLVVPAG, encoded by the exons ATGGATACAATGTTGATCAGTGTAGCCATGTGCATCCTGCTAGCCTTTACTCTCCGCTTCTTTCGGAGATTTATAAGCAAAGTTCCTCAAAAACTTCCACCAGGACCCTACCCCTGGCCCATCATCGGAAATATACACAAACTAGGCAAGCACCCTCATAAGTCCTTAAGCAATCTTGCTCAAGTTTACGGTCCCATCATGCGTCTGAAATTAGGCCTTGTAACCACCATAGTCATTTCTTCATCAAGCGCAGCTCAACAAGTCCTCCAAAAACAAGATATCGCCTTCTCTAATCGTCCTGTTCCTGATGCTACACGCGGTTGTGACCATCACAAGTACTCAGTAGTATTCTTGTCTGTTGGTAGTCGGTGGAgaagtttaagaaaaattacGACCTCATCTATACTTGCAGCTAACAAGCTCGATGCAACTAAGCATATACGAAGTAGGAAGGTGCATGAGCTTATTGGATACTGTAAGCAGTGTAGCCAGAGTGGTGAGGCTGTAGATATTGGTCGTGCTGCATTTCTAACTTCGCTTAATCTTTTGTCCAACACTATATTTTCAAAGGATATGATAGATATGTATCAGAATTCAGAGGAGGGTAAAAACTTCAGGGAGTTGGTCTGGAACTTGATGGTTTTGGCGGGTAAGCCTAATTTGGTAGATTACTTTCCTATTCTTAAGTGGATCGATCCACAAGGCATAAAGCGGCAAACTACTGATTATTGTGGGAAGCTACTCAAGTTGTTTGATAGTTTGATAAATGAGCGCTTGGAGTTGAAGAGACTGGGAAATTCCAGTGAGAATAGTACAACAGACATGCTTGATGAACTGTTATCAATGTTACAAACAAATGAGATCGACAAAACTCAAATCCAACACCTGTTTGTG GACTTATTTGTTGCAGGAACAGATACGACTTCAAGTACAGTGGAATGGGCAATGACTGAGATATTAAGAAACTCAGAAACAATATTAGTTAAGGCGAAAGCTGAGCTGAACCAAGTGGTCGGGAAAGGAAAGGTTATAGAAGAAGCCGACATATCTAGGTTGCCTTATTTACAATGTATTGTGAAAGAGACTGCAAGATTACACCCACCGGCTCCTTTCTTAATACCTCGCCAAGTACAAGAAGAAGTTCAACTCTGTGGCTACACTGTTCCaaaaaattcacaagtcctaatCAATGCATGGAGTATCGGACGTGATCCCCTGATATGGAAAAATTCCCTGTCATTTGAACCGGAGAGGTTCCTGAACTCTGAAGTTGACGTGAATGGCCATAATTACAAGCTAATTCCATTTGGTGCAGGTCGAAGGAAATGTCCAGGATTGCCATTGGCCATGAGGATGGTGCCAGTGATGTTGGGCTCCCTCATTAATTGTTTCGACTGGAAACTCGAAGGTGGAATTGCAGCAGAGGAAGTGGACATGGAGGAGAAGTTTGGGATCACTCTAGCAAAGCTTCATCCGCTTCGTGCTGTGCCAACTCTAGTTGTACCAGCTGGTTAA
- the LOC108223380 gene encoding geraniol 8-hydroxylase-like, which yields MIFITIFSSETTVPPGFMDTILISVAMCILLLFTLRFFGRRTSKAPQKLPPGPYPLPIIGNIHKLGKHPHKSLNALAQVYGPIMRLKLGRVTTIVISSSSAAQEVLQKQDLAFSNRPVPDALRGCDHDKYSVVFLSVGSQWRSLRKITSSSILTANKLDASKHIRSRKVHELIGYCKKCSQSREAVDIGRATFLTSLNLLSNTIFSKDMIDLYQDSEEGKNFRELVWNLLVEAAKPNLVDYFPILKWIDPQGIKRRFTGSCEKLLELFDGLINERLELKRSGNFSENSTTDMLDELLTILPINEIDRTQIQHLFLDLFVAGTDTTSGTVEWAMAEILKNPDTILVKAKAELNEVVGKGEIVKEADISRLPYLQCIVKETGRLHPPAPFLIPRQVQEEVQLCGYTIPKNSQVLVNAWTIGRDPLIWKNPLSFQPERFLNSEVDVNGHNYELIPFGAGRRKCPGLPLAVRMVPVLLGSLINCFDWKLEGGIAPKELDMEDKFGITVAKLHPLRAVPTLVLPN from the exons ATGATATTCATCACCATCTTCAGCTCTGAGACCACAGTTCCACCAGGATTCATGGATACAATATTAATCAGTGTAGCCATGTGCATCCTGCTACTCTTTACTCTCCGCTTCTTTGGGAGAAGAACAAGCAAAGCTCCTCAAAAACTTCCACCAGGACCCTACCCCTTGCCCATCATCGGAAATATACACAAGCTAGGCAAGCACCCGCATAAGTCCTTAAACGCCCTTGCTCAAGTTTACGGTCCCATCATGCGTCTGAAATTAGGCCGTGTAACCACCATTGTCATTTCTTCATCAAGTGCAGCTCAAGAAGTCCTCCAAAAGCAAGATTTGGCCTTCTCTAATCGTCCTGTTCCGGATGCTCTACGCGGTTGCGACCATGATAAATACTCAGTAGTGTTCTTGTCTGTTGGTAGTCAATGGAgaagtttaagaaaaattacGAGCTCATCTATACTGACAGCTAACAAGCTCGATGCAAGTAAGCATATACGAAGTCGGAAGGTGCATGAGCTTATTGGATACTGTAAGAAGTGTAGCCAGAGTCGTGAGGCTGTAGATATTGGTCGTGCTACATTTTTAACTTCGCTTAATCTTTTGTCCAACACTATATTTTCAAAGGATATGATTGATCTGTATCAGGATTCCGAGGAGGGTAAAAACTTCAGGGAGTTGGTGTGGAACTTGTTGGTTGAGGCGGCTAAGCCTAATTTGGTAGATTACTTTCCTATTCTTAAGTGGATTGATCCACAGGGTATAAAGCGGCGATTTACTGGTTCTTGTGAGAAGCTACTCGAGTTGTTTGATGGTTTGATAAATGAGCGCTTGGAGTTAAAGAGATCGGGAAATTTCAGTGAGAATAGTACAACAGATATGCTTGATGAACTGTTAACAATATTACCAATAAATGAGATCGACAGAACTCAAATCCAACACTTATTTCTG GACTTGTTTGTTGCCGGAACAGATACAACTTCAGGTACAGTGGAATGGGCAATGGCCGAGATATTAAAAAATCCAGATACAATATTAGTGAAGGCGAAAGCTGAGCTGAACGAAGTGGTCGGGAAGGGAGAGATTGTAAAAGAAGCGGACATATCTAGGTTGCCTTATTTGCAGTGTATTGTGAAAGAGACCGGAAGATTACACCCACCGGCTCCTTTCTTAATACCTCGCCAAGTACAAGAAGAAGTTCAACTCTGTGGCTACACTATTCCCAAGAATTCGCAAGTCCTAGTCAATGCATGGACTATAGGACGTGATCCCCTGATATGGAAAAATCCCTTGTCATTCCAACCAGAGAGGTTCCTGAACTCTGAGGTTGATGTCAATGGCCATAATTACGAGCTAATTCCATTTGGTGCAGGTCGAAGGAAATGTCCGGGATTGCCATTGGCCGTGAGGATGGTGCCAGTGTTGTTGGGCTCCCTCATAAATTGTTTTGACTGGAAACTTGAAGGTGGGATTGCACCAAA